TGACTGGCATCTTAGTTTCTTCAGCAATTACTGTATCTAAATTACGAAGAAGCGCTCCGCCGCCTGTCAATACAATACCTTTATCCATAATATCAGCAGATAATTCTGGAGGTGTATTTTCTAATGTACTCTTCACAGCATCAATGATAGAAGCTACTGTATCTGCGAGTGCCTCACTTATTTCCTCAGGAGAAATTTCAATTGTCTTCGGTAAGCCCGTTACTAAATCCCGCCCGCGAATACTAAAAGGTTCTAAATTAAGATTGGTTGGATCTGCTGAACCAATTTCCATCTTAATAGTTTCAGATGTACGGTCACCTATCAATAAATTATACTTCTTACGTATAAAATTAACAATAGCATCATCCATGTCATCTCCAGCTGTACGCTCAGAACGGCTTGTTACAATCCCACCTAGAGATATAACTGCAACTTCTGTCGTTCCACCACCGATATCCACTACCATACTACCCGTAGGATCCCAAACTGGTAATCCAGCACCAATTGCAGCAGCGAAAGGTTCTTCAATTGTATAAGCTTCTTTTGCCCCAGCTTGACGAGTAGCATCCGTTACAGCACGTTTTTCAACACCTGTAATTCCGGAAGGTACACAGATCATAACACGTGGTTTACTTGCACTTGATCCCTTGCTTGCTTTTTGAATATAGTATTTCATCATGGCAGCTGTAGTATCGTAGTCAGCAATTACGCCATCTTTCATTGGGCGTATAGCAACAATATTACCCGGTGTTCTACCGATCATATTCTTAGCTTCACTACCAACAGCGACAATTTCTTGTGTGTCTTTTTTCATCGCAACAACTGAAGGTTCTCTTAAAACGATACTTTTCCCCTTCATATATACTAAAGTGTTTGCGGTTCCTAAGTCAATTCCAATATCTTTATTCCCAAATCCAAACATTTATTAATCTCCTTTTCTCTTCTAAATTATCACTTTGTTCTTGATTGCTGTCTCTCTATTAACTACTATATTAGCTTTTAAATTTCCAGCCCCAAAGTATTGTCTTATAATAATTAGGTATGCTGATATCCCATGATGTTTTATGTAAAAACCGATACATGTAAACAACCACCTTATTATAACATAACTACGAAGAACAGACATTAATTTTTGATGAGATACATGAAATATTTATCTTTTCTTTAGAAATACCCTTCTTGTTTTAGACTAGTATAAACGTTGTTGCCTATAATAATGTGATCTATCAACGGAATACCCAATAAATCGCCTACTTTTTTCAATCGCTTCGTCACGGTTACATCTTGTGGCGAAGGGCTTGCGTCACCCGATGGATGGTTATGGAAACACATAACACTTGCTGCAGAATATTTCATCGCTTGCTTAAAAATTTCTCTTGGATGTACTACGCTACTATTAAGACTCCCAATGAAAATTGTCTCCCTATGCAGTAATCGGTTTCTAGTGCTTAGGAAAAAACAATGAAAATGCTCTTGGGAAAGCAGGCTCATTTCTTGCATAACAAGATTTGCACCATCTTGTGGCCCTCTAATAATAGGGCTCTCTATGATCCTTTGCTGACCCATTCGTTTACCTATTTCAACTGCTGCAAGTACTTTTGCAGCCTTAGCTAGACCAATACCTTTTATTTGGGTTAATTCCTGTAAGGTAGCATCTTTTAGTTCTCCAATCTCTAAATATTGATTAATCACCTTGTTGGCAAGTTCAACAACCGATTCTGTTTTACTCCCTGTCTCTAAAATTATCGCAAGTAATTCAATATTGGATAAACTCGATACTCCCTTCTTCTGAAGCCTCTCTCTCGGTTTGTCTGTTTGCGCCATTTCTCTCATAAACATGTCATTTCCTCCTTATTGACGTAAAATAAAATCCCAAAACATATCATATAAAAATGGACTCCATACAAATCCTGACAATATAAATGGAACAAATGGTATCTTTTTCATTTTTAAGTCCGGACGTAACATCACCATAGTACTCATTATGAGCGTTCCTACAAATACAGCGGCAATAAAAACAAATAATACTTCCTTATAGCTTAGTAAAAAACAAAGCACAATCAATAATTTGATATCTCCTAATCCTATCCCTTTTCTAATCAATAGATACAATGATAAAAACGTCACACCACCAAGTAAAAATTGCTCTAATTGATGAAATAAAATAGCCATGTCAGTGTATGCATAAAAAATGGCGGCAAAAATAAAATAAATCAGTAAGATTCGGTTCGGGATGTGCAAATAGAGCATATCACTCACAAATAAGATTAGCAGTAGAGAAAAACTGATAATGTATGCATAGAAATTCGCTTCAAAACCGTATAATGCATATAAGGAGCATACGAATATTGGTGCCAATGTCTCAACGAAAATATAAGTTTTACTCATTGATTGACCACAGCAATTCGTTTTTCCTTTAAGAAAGATAAAAGAAAAAATCGGTATCATAAATCTCATCGACAATTTCGTTTTACAAAAATCACATTCTGAAGAACTTCTAAATAAAAATGGTCTCCCTATTGGGTAATTAGCACCTACAACATGTAGAAATGATGCAAAAACCGAACTATAGACTGACAAGATAAAATAA
The sequence above is drawn from the Listeria weihenstephanensis genome and encodes:
- a CDS encoding prepilin peptidase; this translates as MVYFILSVYSSVFASFLHVVGANYPIGRPFLFRSSSECDFCKTKLSMRFMIPIFSFIFLKGKTNCCGQSMSKTYIFVETLAPIFVCSLYALYGFEANFYAYIISFSLLLILFVSDMLYLHIPNRILLIYFIFAAIFYAYTDMAILFHQLEQFLLGGVTFLSLYLLIRKGIGLGDIKLLIVLCFLLSYKEVLFVFIAAVFVGTLIMSTMVMLRPDLKMKKIPFVPFILSGFVWSPFLYDMFWDFILRQ
- the radC gene encoding RadC family protein, producing the protein MFMREMAQTDKPRERLQKKGVSSLSNIELLAIILETGSKTESVVELANKVINQYLEIGELKDATLQELTQIKGIGLAKAAKVLAAVEIGKRMGQQRIIESPIIRGPQDGANLVMQEMSLLSQEHFHCFFLSTRNRLLHRETIFIGSLNSSVVHPREIFKQAMKYSAASVMCFHNHPSGDASPSPQDVTVTKRLKKVGDLLGIPLIDHIIIGNNVYTSLKQEGYF
- a CDS encoding rod shape-determining protein — translated: MFGFGNKDIGIDLGTANTLVYMKGKSIVLREPSVVAMKKDTQEIVAVGSEAKNMIGRTPGNIVAIRPMKDGVIADYDTTAAMMKYYIQKASKGSSASKPRVMICVPSGITGVEKRAVTDATRQAGAKEAYTIEEPFAAAIGAGLPVWDPTGSMVVDIGGGTTEVAVISLGGIVTSRSERTAGDDMDDAIVNFIRKKYNLLIGDRTSETIKMEIGSADPTNLNLEPFSIRGRDLVTGLPKTIEISPEEISEALADTVASIIDAVKSTLENTPPELSADIMDKGIVLTGGGALLRNLDTVIAEETKMPVIIAENPLDCVAIGTGKSLENMDLYKKKKMN